TTATTAATTTACCATAATATTGATTGTTTTTCTTGTAAATTTCAATAATAGATAGTTCTGTTTGCGTTTTAGTATCAATCGTTTTCCATTTTCCTTCAATAGATTGAGCGAAAATTGTAGTAGTGAAAAATATAAAAAACAAAATAAGTTTCATCATAATTCGAGTTCGAGTTGTTTTTCTCTTTTTATTTTATTGATGGCTGCATTTAAATCAAATCCTAGCAAAAGAATCATGCAGTTTATCCAAACATAAAACATAACCACAAGCAACGTTCCGATTGAACCATAAAGTTCATTATATTTTGAAAATTTCACAACCCAAATTCCAAAAAAATAGGAAGAAATTATAATCAAAACCGTTGTAAACACTGAACCAATAGAAATAAATGCTCTATTTTTTTCTCTCTTAATTCCAAATTTAAAAAGCAATGAAGTTGTTATTAAAATCATTAAAATAACAAAAATATATCTTCCCATTTCTATCAATGGTATATCATCAGAAAGCACGTCTTGCAACTTAGTTTTTTGAATAATTACCTCAAAAATTACGATTGCAGCAACAGTTATAATCAAAACTAAAGACAACAAGATTGACAATGCCAAAGCCACAAAATATTGTCTAAAAAACTTCCTTTTTGAACTTATTTGAATATGATTTGAACTTTCAAAACCACCAAGAACTGCATTTACACCATTAGACATTAAAAAAATAGCCATAAAAAAACCAGTAGAAATTAAACCAGTATTACTATTGGTCAAAATGTCATTGATTATCGTAAAAATAGCATCATAGGTTGTTGGTGGAACACTTTGTTGTACAAATCCTAAAAAGTCATCTTGAAATCCTTCTATTGGAATATAAGGAATTAAGTTCAGAATAAATAATGCAAAAGGAAATAAAGCCATAAAAAAGCTCCATGCAATAGCTGCAGCTCTATAAGAAATAGCACCTTCAATTATTCCTGTAATGTAAATTTTCATTAAATCATAGAAAGACAAACCTTGAAGCCAAGGAAGTTTTATTTTTTTTGAGATAAATAAAACTTGGCGAATTAATGGCAATCTTTTAATTCTTTGATTTAATGTCATGCTCATTTTACAATGCTTTTAAACTTAAATCCATATTGTAAACCGAATGCGTCAATGCACCAGATGAAATATAATCAACACCACATTCAGCATATTGTCGAATGGTTTTTTCATTAATATTTCCTGAAGATTCTGTTTGACATTTATCGCCAATCAAAGCAACGGCAGTTTTTGTATCTTCAAAATTAAAATTATCAATTAATATTCTAAAAATGCCTTCATTTTGAAGTATTTCTTTTATCTCATCTA
The window above is part of the Flavobacterium sp. PMTSA4 genome. Proteins encoded here:
- a CDS encoding YihY/virulence factor BrkB family protein — its product is MSMTLNQRIKRLPLIRQVLFISKKIKLPWLQGLSFYDLMKIYITGIIEGAISYRAAAIAWSFFMALFPFALFILNLIPYIPIEGFQDDFLGFVQQSVPPTTYDAIFTIINDILTNSNTGLISTGFFMAIFLMSNGVNAVLGGFESSNHIQISSKRKFFRQYFVALALSILLSLVLIITVAAIVIFEVIIQKTKLQDVLSDDIPLIEMGRYIFVILMILITTSLLFKFGIKREKNRAFISIGSVFTTVLIIISSYFFGIWVVKFSKYNELYGSIGTLLVVMFYVWINCMILLLGFDLNAAINKIKREKQLELEL